From the genome of Opisthocomus hoazin isolate bOpiHoa1 chromosome 8, bOpiHoa1.hap1, whole genome shotgun sequence, one region includes:
- the TMEM19 gene encoding transmembrane protein 19 isoform X1, which produces MRRPAAVRDGGGAGGPGEQAEVLSLWLPMSYYQEGFFRECLKMMANIVVLNLLICISLAFWIVSMTANTYYGTLRPISPWRWLFSLLVPLIIVTQGFKKRSLDHSGALGGLVVGFILTVANYSFFTSLFVFFVTSSKLTKWKKDIKKQIDSEYKEGGQRNWVQVFCNGGVPTELAVLYMIENGPGEIPIDFSKQYTASWMCLSLLGALACSAGDTWASEIGSVMSRSKPRLITTWEKVPVGTNGGITSVGLLSSLLGGMAVGVAYFITQLIFVSDLEISAPQWPIIVFGAAAGLLGSIVDSVLGATMQYSGFDQSIGMVVNHQTKDSKHISGKPILNNNTVNLFSSIIIALVLPGMAWFFWPRG; this is translated from the exons ATGCGCCGACCGGCGGCGGtgcgggacggcggcggggccggcgggcccgGGGAACAGGCCGAG GTGCTCTCCCTCTGGCTTCCGATGTCGTACTACCAGGAGGGCTTCTTCAGAGAGTGCCTCAAGATGATGGCGAACATCGTCGTGCTGAACTTGCTCATTTGTATCTCCCTGGCCTTCTGGATCGTGTCCATGACTGCAAACACGTACTACG GTACTTTACGGCCCATTTCTCCATGGCGCTGGCTTTTTTCACTCTTGGTTCCACTAATCATTGTTACACAGGGCTTTAAGAAGAGGAGTCTCGATCACAGTGGTGCATTGGGAG gATTGGTGGTTGGATTTATCCTTACAGTTGCAAATTACAGTTTCTTCACttctttatttgtattttttgttacTTCTTCAAAACTTACTAAATGGAAAAAAGATATAAAGAAGCAGATAGATTCAGAATACAAAGAAG GTGGACAGAGGAATTGGGTTCAAGTATTctgtaatggtggtgttcctacTGAGCTGGCTGTCTTGTATATGATAGAAAATGGACCGGGTGAAATTCCAATTGACTTCTCAAAGCAATACACAGCATCATGGATGTGCTTATCCCTTTTGGGAGCTTTGGCATGCTCTGCTGGTGATACATGGGCTTCAGAGATTGGTAGTGTTATGAGCAGAAGCAAGCCAAGGTTGATAACAACCTGGGAAAAGGTCCCAGTAG GTACCAATGGAGGAATTACTTCAGTGGGCCTGCTCTCAAGTTTGCTTGGAGGCATGGCAGTAGGTGTAGCCTACTTCATAACACAGCTCATTTTTGTGAGCGATCTGGAGATATCTGCTCCGCAATGGCCGATTATTGTGTTTGGTGCAGCAGCTGGCTTACTGGGATCAATTGTTGATTCAGTTTTGGGAGCTACGATGCAATACAGCG gtTTTGACCAGAGTATCGGCATGGTTGTCAACCACCAAACAAAAGACTCCAAGCACATATCTGGAAAACCGATATTAAATAACAACACAGTAAATCTCTTTTCTTCTATAATCATAGCTTTGGTGCTTCCAGGCATGGCGTGGTTTTTCTGGCCTAGGGGTTGA
- the TMEM19 gene encoding transmembrane protein 19 isoform X2 produces MSYYQEGFFRECLKMMANIVVLNLLICISLAFWIVSMTANTYYGTLRPISPWRWLFSLLVPLIIVTQGFKKRSLDHSGALGGLVVGFILTVANYSFFTSLFVFFVTSSKLTKWKKDIKKQIDSEYKEGGQRNWVQVFCNGGVPTELAVLYMIENGPGEIPIDFSKQYTASWMCLSLLGALACSAGDTWASEIGSVMSRSKPRLITTWEKVPVGTNGGITSVGLLSSLLGGMAVGVAYFITQLIFVSDLEISAPQWPIIVFGAAAGLLGSIVDSVLGATMQYSGFDQSIGMVVNHQTKDSKHISGKPILNNNTVNLFSSIIIALVLPGMAWFFWPRG; encoded by the exons ATGTCGTACTACCAGGAGGGCTTCTTCAGAGAGTGCCTCAAGATGATGGCGAACATCGTCGTGCTGAACTTGCTCATTTGTATCTCCCTGGCCTTCTGGATCGTGTCCATGACTGCAAACACGTACTACG GTACTTTACGGCCCATTTCTCCATGGCGCTGGCTTTTTTCACTCTTGGTTCCACTAATCATTGTTACACAGGGCTTTAAGAAGAGGAGTCTCGATCACAGTGGTGCATTGGGAG gATTGGTGGTTGGATTTATCCTTACAGTTGCAAATTACAGTTTCTTCACttctttatttgtattttttgttacTTCTTCAAAACTTACTAAATGGAAAAAAGATATAAAGAAGCAGATAGATTCAGAATACAAAGAAG GTGGACAGAGGAATTGGGTTCAAGTATTctgtaatggtggtgttcctacTGAGCTGGCTGTCTTGTATATGATAGAAAATGGACCGGGTGAAATTCCAATTGACTTCTCAAAGCAATACACAGCATCATGGATGTGCTTATCCCTTTTGGGAGCTTTGGCATGCTCTGCTGGTGATACATGGGCTTCAGAGATTGGTAGTGTTATGAGCAGAAGCAAGCCAAGGTTGATAACAACCTGGGAAAAGGTCCCAGTAG GTACCAATGGAGGAATTACTTCAGTGGGCCTGCTCTCAAGTTTGCTTGGAGGCATGGCAGTAGGTGTAGCCTACTTCATAACACAGCTCATTTTTGTGAGCGATCTGGAGATATCTGCTCCGCAATGGCCGATTATTGTGTTTGGTGCAGCAGCTGGCTTACTGGGATCAATTGTTGATTCAGTTTTGGGAGCTACGATGCAATACAGCG gtTTTGACCAGAGTATCGGCATGGTTGTCAACCACCAAACAAAAGACTCCAAGCACATATCTGGAAAACCGATATTAAATAACAACACAGTAAATCTCTTTTCTTCTATAATCATAGCTTTGGTGCTTCCAGGCATGGCGTGGTTTTTCTGGCCTAGGGGTTGA